In the Juglans microcarpa x Juglans regia isolate MS1-56 chromosome 6D, Jm3101_v1.0, whole genome shotgun sequence genome, one interval contains:
- the LOC121235055 gene encoding E3 ubiquitin-protein ligase RMA3-like, with product MENTANGKRANSPFIYRCVPTLPSHPFRFFNLVPKTRKERQRSLPLSASLSSFLKSFLLTSFDSDILLHTSALSMEHNSFEPELHFESTGDVSFPQKWKSMSAPTTDTVNEDGCFGCNICLEPAQEPVVTLCGHLYCWPCIYKWINVQISSDEPEHQQPKCPVCKANISQNLLVPLYGRGTSSSDSNVKKSNLGPVIPRRPPPCGLHNLISSTQQRPNGSAYIGDTAMVNPAIGMFGIGERVYARIFGSTNTSLYACPLTEISSPRMRRQEMKFDKSLNRVSIFLFCCIILCLLLF from the exons atgGAAAACACAGCCAATGGCAAACGCGCTAACAGCCCCTTTATATACCGCTGCGTCCCCACACTTCCATCTCATCCATTCCGTTTCTTCAATCTCGTCCCGAAAACCCGAAAAGAAAGACAGCGATCCCTACCGCTTTCCGCTTCTCTCTCCTCCTTTCTCAAGAGTTTCCTGTTGACCAGTTTTGATTCAGATATCCTTCTCCATACGAG TGCGTTATCTATGGAACATAACTCCTTTGAGCCTGAGCTACACTTCGAATCTACTGGAGATGTTTCTTTTCCCCAGAAATGGAAATCTATGTCAGCCCCAACAACAGACACAGTCAATGAAGATGGCTGCTTTGGCTGTAACATTTGCTTAGAGCCAGCACAAGAACCTGTGGTCACCCTCTGCGGTCACTTGTACTGCTGGCCTTGCATTTACAAGTGGATTAATGTACAAATCTCCTCAGACGAACCAGAGCATCAACAACCGAAATGCCCTGTTTGTAAAGCTAACATATCACAGAATTTGTTGGTCCCCCTCTATGGTCGTGGCACATCCTCTTCCGATTCCAATGTCAAGAAATCCAATTTGGGTCCTGTCATTCCCCGCCGGCCACCTCCTTGTGGGTTGCACAACCTCATTTCTTCGACGCAACAACGTCCAAATGGATCAGCTTATATTGGGGATACAGCAATGGTTAATCCGGCTATTGGGATGTTTGGAATTGGGGAGAGGGTCTATGCGAGGATTTTTGGGAGCACAAATACAAGCTTGTACGCCTGCCCTCTCACAGAGATTAGCAGCCCCAGGATGAGAAGGCAGGAAATGAAGTTTGACAAGTCTCTTAACAGAGTCTCCATTTTTCTGTTCTGTTGCATTATCTTGTGTCTTCTCCTTTTCTGA
- the LOC121235163 gene encoding LOW QUALITY PROTEIN: vicilin-like seed storage protein At2g18540 (The sequence of the model RefSeq protein was modified relative to this genomic sequence to represent the inferred CDS: inserted 1 base in 1 codon) produces MGRDRNYALLEKRELSGGGGEEEAEAPSKGKSRRGREDSYSESDSGEDRSRSRRKARESSESEDKRDGKNKAKLEIRKRKSRRRYSSEEDSDSDSESESEDSGSESEESGLDSDSKSESEGERRRRKRRERKKREEERERKRRRKEKEKRRRXEKEEEKKRKEKRKKKQKEKKERGKKGPVTNLWGKYGIIRETDMWTKRPEFTAWLGEVKQVNLESLPNWEEKQMFKVFMEDHNTATFPSKKYYNLDAYYRHKMEKDQKKGIKKFLQSERTVFNDEEQRRQELMREREKQKAEEVETLKRSMQSGMAQAMKEQAQLREEMAYQYKIGNFEAAAAIQRRLDPDVAM; encoded by the exons ATGGGCAGAGATCGAAACTATGCGCTCCTAGAAAAGCGAGAACTctctggaggaggaggagaagaagaggccGAAGCTCCGTCGAAAGGAAAATCCAGGAGAGGGCGAGAGGATTCCTATTCGGAATCTGATTCCGGGGAAGACCGGAGCAGGTCTCGAAGGAAAGCTCGGGAAAGTTCCGAATCGGAAGATAAGAGAGATGGCAAAAATAAGGCTAAACTGGAGATTAGAAAGAGGAAGTCTCGAAGACGTTACAGTAGCGAAGAGGACTCGGATTCTGATTccgagtcggagtcggaggatTCTGGTTCGGAATCGGAGGAGAGTGGCTTGGATTCGGATTCTAAGAGTGAGAGCgagggagagaggaggaggaggaagaggagggagaggaaaaagagagaggaggagagggagcggaaaaggaggagaaaagaaaaagagaagaggagaa aagagaaagaagaagagaaaaagaggaaagagaaacgaaagaagaagcagaaggagaagaaggagagagggaagaaagGACCGGTGACGAACTTGTGGGGAAAGTATGGAATTATTAGAGAAACCGATATGTG GACTAAACGGCCTGAGTTCACTGCATGGTTGGGAGAAGTTAAACAG GTGAATCTGGAAAGTTTGCCTAATTGGGAAGAGAAGCAGATGTTTAAAGT GTTCATGGAAGACCATAATACAGCTACCTTTCCTTCCAAGAA GTATTATAACCTTGACGCATATTACAGACACAAAATGGAAAAAGACCAGAAAAAAGGTATCAAAAAGTTCCTGCAATCAGAACGTACGGTATTCAATGATGAAGAACAGCGACG GCAAGAGCTCATGCGAGAACGTGAAAAACAAAAGGCGGAAGAGGTGGAAACTTTAAAGCGGTCTATGCAGAGTGGAATG GCACAAGCAATGAAAGAGCAAGCTCAGCTCAGGGAGGAGATGGCTTACCAGTACAAGATTGGAAACTTTGAG GCTGCAGCTGCTATTCAGAGACGATTGGACCCGGATGTTGCTATGTAA
- the LOC121236089 gene encoding pentatricopeptide repeat-containing protein At4g21705, mitochondrial-like: MALRIFLTSLNRSMNLTKNAISIIRSYSTIRHDSGRRNLFLRISPLGDPSLSVAPVLDQWVEEGNKVKELEFQRIVRDLRARRRYKQALEVSEWVSSTKLCSFSPGDQAVQLDLIGRVRGLDSAESYFNNLSDQDKIDKIYGALLNCYAREGLVDKSLSHMGKMKEMGFACSPLAYNNIMCLYTNNGQPEKVPIVLSEMKKDGISPDNFSYGISIDSYGKRSDLKGMEEVLKEMESLPHISVGWNTYAMVANYYIKADIREKALIYMKKCEEKVNKNALGYNHLVSLYARIGNKDEMMRLWSLEKSKCKKQINRDYITMLGSLVKLGEFEETEKLLKEWESSCYCYDFRVPNVLLIGYCQKGLMERAEAVLQDIVKKGKTPIPNSWAILAAGYVDNQNMEKAFECIKEALAVREENKGWRPKARVISSLLSWLSDRGDIEEVEAFLNSLKTVIPMDREMYHALIRAYIRGGKEVDGILERMKADEIEENEETEIILSSRQKKSKMVDGF; this comes from the exons ATGGCATTAAGGATCTTCCTCACAAGCTTGAACAGGTCCATGAACCTCACAAAAAACGCAATCTCGATAATAAGGTCTTACAGCACGATAAGGCATGATAGTGGCAGAAGAAACCTCTTCTTAAGAATTAGTCCTCTGGGCGACCCTTCACTCAGCGTAGCGCCAGTTCTTGATCAGTGGGTGGAAGAAGGCAACAAGGTCAAGGAGCTCGAGTTCCAGCGCATCGTCCGTGATCTCCGAGCTCGCAGGCGGTACAAGCAAGCTCTCgag GTTTCTGAGTGGGTCAGTAGCACGAAACTTTGCTCATTCTCACCAGGTGATCAGGCTGTGCAGTTAGATCTTATTGGTAGAGTTCGTGGGCTGGACTCTGCAGAGAGCTACTTTAACAACTTGAGTGATCAAGACAAAATTGACAAAATCTATGGCGCCCTTCTAAATTGTTATGCCAGAGAAGGCCTTGTTGATAAGTCCCTCTCCCACATGGGGAAGATGAAAGAGATGGGATTTGCTTGTAGTCCCCTCGCCTACAATAACATCATGTGCCTATATACAAACAATGGCCAGCCTGAGAAAGTCCCTATTGTGTTATCAGAAATGAAGAAGGATGGCATCTCCCCTGACAATTTTAGCTATGGAATTAGCATAGATTCCTATGGCAAAAGATCTGATCTTAAGGGCATGGAGGAAGTTCTAAAGGAAATGGAGAGCCTACCCCACATCTCTGTGGGCTGGAATACTTATGCAATGGTTGCCAATTACTACATAAAAGCTGACATCCGTGAGAAAGCACTGATCTACATGAAGAAATGTGAAGAGAAGGTAAATAAAAATGCACTCGGATATAATCATTTGGTTTCACTTTATGCGCGGATTGGAAATAAAGATGAGATGATGAGATTGTGGAGCCTTGAAAAATCCAAGTGTAAGAAGCAAATTAACAGGGATTATATTACCATGCTGGGTTCTCTAGTGAAGCTTGGGGAGTTtgaagaaacagaaaaattgcTCAAGGAGTGGGAGTCATCTTGCTACTGTTATGATTTCCGTGTGCCCAATGTCCTCCTGATTGGATATTGTCAGAAGGGATTGATGGAAAGAGCCGAAGCTGTGCTTCAGGACATAGTGAAGAAAGGGAAGACTCCAATTCCAAATAGTTGGGCTATTCTTGCAGCGGGTTATGTAGATAACCAAAATATGGAGAAGGCGTTTGAATGCATCAAGGAAGCTCTGGCTGTAAGGGAGGAAAATAAAGGATGGAGACCTAAAGCTAGAGTGATTTCAAGCTTATTGAGTTGGCTTAGCGATAGAGGAGACATTGAAGAAGTAGAAGCTTTTCTGAACTCCTTAAAGACCGTTATTCCAATGGATAGGGAAATGTACCATGCCTTGATCAGGGCTTATATCAGAGGTGGGAAAGAAGTGGATGGGATTTTAGAGAGAATGAAAGCTGATGAGatagaagaaaatgaggaaacaGAGATAATTCTAAGCTCAAGAcagaaaaaatctaaaatggTTGACGGCTTTTGA
- the LOC121235653 gene encoding expansin-A12: protein MGSVKVPSVSLLYVFFLVCVGFDGINSEGNGWLNGHATFYGSNQNPTTLGGACGYDNTVHAGFGVNTAAVSTTLFRGGEACGACYQLSCNHRLDPKWCLPHGVMTITATNLCPPNNNGGWCDPPYQHFDMSMPAFLRIARQGNEGIVPILYRRVSCKRRGGVRFTLKGQSNFNMVMISNVGGSGDAKAAWIRGSRTRTWIPMHRNWGANWQSGFDIRGQRLSFKLTLVDGKTLEFLNVVPSTWRFGQTFSSPNQFS, encoded by the exons ATGGGTTCTGTCAAAGTTCCTTCTGTTTCTCTTTTGTATGTTTTCTTCCTTGTTTGTGTAGGTTTTGATGGCATCAACAGTGAAGGTAACGGTTGGCTTAATGGCCATGCAACTTTCTATGGATCCAATCAAAACCCCACAACTCTTG GTGGAGCTTGTGGCTATGATAATACAGTCCACGCTGGGTTTGGAGTGAACACGGCTGCCGTTAGCACTACACTTTTCAGAGGTGGTGAAGCATGCGGCGCTTGCTACCAACTGAGCTGCAACCACAGGCTCGACCCAAAGTGGTGCCTTCCCCACGGCGTTATGACCATTACCGCCACCAATCTCTGCCCTCCCAACAATAATGGAGGGTGGTGTGATCCCCCTTACCAACACTTTGACATGTCTATGCCTGCTTTCTTGCGCATTGCACGACAAGGCAATGAAGGCATTGTCCCTATCCTATATAGAAG GGTGTCGTGCAAACGGAGAGGAGGAGTTCGTTTCACCTTGAAGGGacaatcaaatttcaatatgGTGATGATATCTAACGTTGGTGGTAGTGGTGATGCGAAGGCTGCATGGATAAGGGGCTCCAGGACAAGAACATGGATTCCCATGCATAGGAATTGGGGTGCAAACTGGCAAAGTGGTTTTGACATTCGAGGCCAAAGACTGTCTTTTAAGCTCACTCTGGTTGATGGGAAAACATTAGAATTCTTAAATGTCGTTCCTTCGACTTGGAGGTTTGGGCAGACATTTTCTTCCCCAAATCAGTTCTCTTAA